In Aquimarina sp. TRL1, a single window of DNA contains:
- a CDS encoding CopD family protein, with product MLKIVIFIHIISATIWTGGHLILALTFLPKALRNNDFKIIESFETRYERIGIPSLFILVITGIYMTTIYAPDLFTFDFENHFIKHILIKLGLLLCTICLALHARFVLIPKQKLKPLAYHIIAVTITSVLFVLVGFSLRSGGIFNP from the coding sequence ATGCTAAAAATTGTAATATTTATTCATATCATCAGTGCTACCATATGGACAGGAGGTCACCTTATATTAGCTTTGACATTTCTTCCTAAAGCACTACGCAATAATGATTTCAAAATCATAGAGAGTTTTGAAACCAGGTACGAACGTATTGGAATCCCTTCCTTATTTATACTTGTCATCACAGGAATATATATGACAACCATATATGCTCCTGATTTATTCACTTTCGATTTTGAAAATCACTTTATAAAACACATTCTTATAAAACTTGGGCTTCTTTTATGTACCATATGCCTCGCATTACACGCCAGGTTCGTCCTTATCCCTAAACAAAAATTAAAACCCTTAGCCTATCACATTATCGCAGTTACTATTACTTCTGTATTATTCGTACTGGTTGGTTTTAGCCTGAGAAGTGGTGGGATTTTTAACCCCTAA